CTTCCACCGGCCCGCCACCCGGTGCGCGTTGGCCATGCGCAGCAAGTCCTCGGGCGCCAGGACCTTCGCGGGCCGGGGCTCCTTGCGTGCCGGCTCGGGCGGGGGGGCCGCTTCGAGGGCCGCCCCCCGGGCCGCGGCCGGCGCTTCACCGGGCGCGGGCTCCAGGGGGACGGGACGAGACGCCTCCGGGGGCGGGCCGGGCGCGGGGGGCACGGGGGCGTTCAGGGTGGAGGGGGGCGCGGGCGAAGGCGTGGCCACGAGGTGGCCGATGCCCGCCGCCGCCGCCGCCGTCACCAGGAGCGAGCCTCCCGCCCAGGCGGCCCGGGGCCACCGCCGGCGCACGGGCTTCGGGGGCGTGGAGGAAGGCTGAGCCGTTGTCGCATCCAGCGCCGCGCGCACCATGTCCGCCGCCTTCTGGCGGGAGATGCGCCGCGCGGGACCCGACCGGTCATCCAGCGGGGTGAGCAGCTCGAAGGGCTCCTCACCGTCCTCCTTGTACGGACTCATCGAGACGATGTCTCCTCGGCTTGCTTCTTCTCCGCCATCGCCCGGAGGGCGGTGCGCCCCAGCCGCAGCCGGCTCCTCACCGTCTCGAAAGGAATTCCCAGTTCCTCGGCGATCTCCGGCACGCTCAACTCCATCACGTGGTGGAGCACCAGCGCATGGCGTTGCTCCGCCGGGATGTGGTCCAGCAGGGTGACCATGTGCCGCCGGTGGACATACTCGTCCAGGGGCGCATCCTCCGAGGGCACCGCCACCAGCTCCACCTGCTCCGCCCCTTCCGGGTTGCGCCGCGCCCCCTCATTCCGCTCCCGCTTCAGCCCTGCGAACACCGTGCGGGCCACCACCCGGTCCGCCCAGGAGCGGAACGTGCCCTCGCCCCGGTAGGACTTCAGCCCTCGCAAGATGGCGAGCAGCGCCTCCTGGGAAAAATCCTCCGCCTCCGCATCCCCCTTCACCAGGTACCGCACCAGGTTGCGCACCCGGGGCAACAGCTCCTCCAGCAAGGCCTCGGCCGCCTCGCGGTTGCCCGCCAGGACCGCCCGGAGCTGGGGGTCCACGGCCTCCGGGCCTCCCTTTCTCGTTTTTGGGATGGAGAGCGGAGGGGGGGACTTCGGGTCAGTCGGGTTCACGGAAAAAAGACCCCCGTCACACTGAGGCGGGGCCGCACGGCCCACCCTTCACTGTGTGTCACGAATTCCCCCGCCTCGAGGTAGCCCAAAACCGGGCGCCCCCCGAGCACCTCGGCCGCTACCGCCGCCTCCAGGGCGAAGGCGCGCGACATGCGCCAGCGCAGGGAGGACTCGGGGCCCACCGCCAGCGCGAACACCGTCCGGGACGGGGTGGCCTCCACCTCCGGGACCCGGGCCTCCGTGTCGCGGGAGAAGCTCACAACACCTACCCCGCCTCCCAATGCCCACCGCCAGCGCGGCGTGGCGGCCAGGGTGGCATCCCCCCACACCCCACCGCCCTGCTGGCGCAGCCCCACCCGGGTGCGCCCGTCCTCGCGGGCCGCCGGGAGCCCCACGAAGAGCTGAAGCCGCACCCGCAGCCAGTCCCCCTCGTGACCCGCGCCCAGCACCACGCCCTGGGTGCCCCCCATGCCGTACCCGTCGAGCGCGGCCTGGGCCCCCACGGCGAGCTGCCACGGACCGGAGGGCGCCACGCTCGCCACCGGCGCGGGGGGCTCCGGCACCAGGCTCACCGCGGGCAGCAGGGGCTCGGCCGGCTCGGGCGGCGGCGGGGCCACCGCGACCTCTTCTCCCAGGGGCTCGCCCACCTCCACGGCCCGGAGCGCGGAGCGCACCACCAGGGCCACGGCCTCGGCGCCGGCGGACCACTCCAGGCTGCCGGGGCGGCCCCGCACCTGGGCCGCGCGCACGAAGAGGTGGCGGGTGCCCAGCTCGGCCAGGTGGATGTGCAGCATGACGCCGGTGCGCTGGAACCAGAGGACGGCCCGCGCCTGGTGGGCCCCGGCGAGCGCCTCCGCGCCCCGCCAGCGCGCGGGCTCGCCCAGCTCCAACGGCGGGCCTGGATCCGCCACCAGCAGCACCGGCAAGTCACTGCTCTGCCCCCGCACGCGCTCCAGGAGCAGCCGCTCTTCGTCCGAGGACACCCGCGCCACGGCCCGCCAGGGCTCCGCGGCCCCCCGCGCGGGACTCGCCACGAGGAGGAGGGTGAGCACCTGCGCCAACCGAACCACGGTGTCCAACCACCTCATCCAGGTGACCCTAACGTCGCGAAGAGGGAGCGCCACGGACGGCCCCGGAGAGGGCATGTCTCCTTCAGGGCACCGGCCGTCCAGGCCCGCCAGGATAGCGCTTACCCCCCCCGAATGCCGATCGGTCCGCGCGGGGCCGCGCGTGACATCCTGCGTCAGCCCGCGTGGGGACGAGGCGGGAGTGGCGGGCGCTCCGCCGCACGCCTGGAGGGGGGGCTCAGTGCCGCTCGCGCACCACCAGCAGGCGCCGGGAGGTGAGCCCCCGGTCATCGGTGACGAGGATCTCGTGCGTGCCCCGGGCGGGCGTCCACCAGAGCCGCTCGGCGGCCTTGGCGCGGCCCAGGAACTTGCCGTCCACGAACCACGTCAGCTCGCGGTCGTTCGCGGCCTCCGCCTCCAGGGGCACCTCCTGCTGCTCCGGGGCCACGCCCGGAATCAAGAGCGACACCTGCCCTTCGGCGGGCGAGAGGATCTCCGGCGGGTGCTCGGCCCCGCCCGGCTCGCAGCCCGGCGCGTACGCGGGGGGCGTGGGCAGGCTGCGGTGCTGCTCCGTCAGCCAGCGGCGGATGCTCGCGGGCCAGGTGAGGTACACGCGCGACTCCACCTCGCGGCCCGAGCGGCACACCGGGCTCACCGCCAGCCCCGTGCGCGCGTCCACCTCCACATGCTGGTGGTAGGGGCAGCGCCGGGTGGGCACCGACTCGCGCCGCGCGAACACCTCGCGCCGCTGCGGGCAGGCCTCCGTGGGCAGGTGGCCCGAGTAGGCGCAGACCTCCACGAGCGTCAGGTCCGGGGGAGGCACGGGCGCGTCCGCCTCCGCGGCGAGCCCCCGGGGGCCCACGGCCTCCAGGATGTCGAAGAGCAAGGGGCCCGCGGCCTCCGCGCCCACCAGGTGCACGCTGGGCGAGCTGTCGAAGTTGCCCAGCCACACCACCGCCGTGTGCCGGGGGCCCGAGCCCGCCGCCCACGCATCCCGGTGGCCAAAGCTCGTCCCCGTCTTCCAGTGCACCTGCGCCGGAATGCCCGTGAGCCTCCGCCGGGCCGGAAAGTCGGGCCGGTCCTTCAGCGACAGCGCCCGCCGGGTGAGCCAGGCCGCCCCGGGCGAGAACAGCTCCGGGGCCTGGAAGGGGGGCGCGGGCGTCTCCTCGCGCAGCACCTTCAGCGGCGCGGCGCGGCCGTCCCGCGCGAGCGCCACGTACACCCCGGCGAGCTCCAGCGGCGTCACCTCCAGCCCGCCCACCGCCGCCGACAGGCCGTAGAAGCCAGGCTCGGAGGCCAGGCTGCTCACGCCCGCCCGGCGCAGCGTGCCCAGGAAGCGCTCCACGCCCAGCCCCTTCAGGAGCCGCACGAAGGGGATGTTGAGCGACTGGGACAGCGCGTACTCCATGCGCACCAGCCCCATGAAGCGCCCATCGAAGTTGCGCGGCGCATAGCCGCCATAGGACTCGGGCGTGTCCGCCACGAGGTGCTCCGGCAGCATCAACCCCCGGTCGATGCCCATGGCGTACAGGAGCGGCTTGAGCGCCGAGCCCGGCGAGCGCGGCGTGGCGAAGCCGGCAATCTGTCCGCCGTGCCGCGCGTCGAAGAAGTTGAAGCTGCCCACCAGCGCGGCCACCTCCCCGCTCGTGTGGTCCACCACCACCGCCACCCCGTTGTGGATGCCCCGGGGGCGCAGCTCCCCCGCCGCATCGCGCATCAGCCGCTCGGCCAGCCGCTGCGTCCCCGCATCCAGGGTGGTGCGCAGCCGGGAGGCGCCCGGCCGCTGCGCCCGCAGCCACGCCGCCGCATGGGGCGCCTCGCGGGGAAAGGGCATCAAGTCCCTCGGCACGGGCGTGGCCAGCACCTCGGACTGGAGCTGCCCGGGCGTCACCACCGCCCCCGGGGGCCCCAGGGGCAAGGCCCCCTCGGACAGCAAGCGGCGGGCGATGTCATCCCGGGCCGCCTTCAGCCGCCCCAGGTTCCCGGGCGTGGGAAAGCGGCGGTTGGGGTTCTGCGGCACCGCGAGCAGCGTGGAAATCTCCGCGGCGCTCAGGTGCGTGGCGCGGTGCCCGAAGTACGCGAGCGACGCGGCCTCCACCCCCTCCACGTTGCGCCCGTACGGCACGAACTGGAGGTAGGCGGAAAGAATCTCGTCCTTGGACAGGTGCAGCTCGAGCTGCACCGCGCGGAAGGACTCGATGAGCTTCGAGAAGAGCGTGCGCGGCCGGGGCTCCAGCACGCGCACCAGCTGCATGGTGAGCGTGGAGGCCCCGGACACCCGGCGCCCCCGCGTCACGTTGGAGAGGCCCGCCCGCACCACCGCGAGCGGATCCACCCCGGGGTGCCACCCGAAGCGCTTGTCCTCCAGGACGCGCAGGGCCTGCACGTACGCGGGGTCCACGTCCTCCACCCGGGTGAGCACCCGCCACCGCTCGTCCGGGGCGAGGAAGACGTGCGCGGGCGTGCCATCCCGGTACTCGATGACGGCCGAGTGCGGCGAGGCCAGGCGCGCGGGCAACGGCACGAGCCAGGCCGCCCCGGCCCCTCCCCCCATCAGCAGGAGGAGGAGCAGCAGGCCCAGGCCGGCCCGTCTCTGGAGGACGCGGGGCAGGCGCATGGCGACGGGCTACAGCAGGAAGTCCTGCCAGGGGCCGGACACCTCCACCGGCCCACCGGCCTCGCGGGCCCAGAGGCGTGGATCGTACATGGCCTCGGCCTCCACCGGCGGCAGGGTGAACTTGCCGGAGGTGACGGCGCGCACCGCGTAGACGACCTTCTTGGACTCCTTGGCCTCCAGGCTCCCGAACACCTCCATGCGGTCATCCCGGATGTTCACGTAGTCCGCCGTCCAGAGGCTGCTGGTGTCCACCCACTCCACGCTGCCGCCGCGCCCCAGCCGGGCGTTCTCGATTTCCCAGCCCGCGGGCAGCCGGTCCACCAGGGCGATGTTCTGGATGCGCTCGCCCGAGGTGTTGGAGATCTCCACCTCGACATAGAGGAGGTCCGCCAGGTTCACCGGCTGGCCCGGGCTGATGACGGTGCCATCGAGCTTGCGGTAGGTGCGGGTGAGCGCCAGCCCCTCGCCGCCCGTCTTCGCCTGGCCCCCGGTGCGCACCCCCTCGCTGTTGAGGATGAGGTAGAGCTTGCCCGCGCCCTTCTCCTTCAGGTCGAGCGCCACACCCTTGCGCTCGCTGGCGCGCACCAGCGCCCAGGTGCTGTCCGAGGCGCGGGCCGCCTTCGTGTTGCCGGTGGCCTGGGGGGGCACCTCCTTGCCCTCCGCCACCAGCGTGGGGGGCGTGAAGTCCGAGGCGGCGCCGGACACGCGCTTGCCCAGGCCAGTGATGCCCCACACCAGCTCCTGCGTGGTGTACCAGGCGCTGGAGTGGCCCTGGAGCGCCTGGGCCACCTGCTGCGCCAGCGGCTCGCCCGTGGCGTCGTTGCCGAACAGATCCTGGAAGGTGCTGAGCATGAAGCCGCGGCGGCGCCGGTCCGAGTAGAAGGACCAGGTGTTGCGCCGCTCGTCCGTCACCGGCTCGAGCACGGGGTTGCGCAGCTCCTTCTCGTAGCGCCGGTCTCCGGACAGGTAGAGCGCCGCCTTGAGCATGTACTCCTGCTCGCGCTCCTCGCCGGAGAGGGCCTTCTGCTGGGCGAACGCCTCCACCATCTTCTGCACGCGCGCCTTGCGGCCCTTGCCCGCCATGGCCAGCACGTAGTGCATGTAGGGCTCCGCCTCGTGGCCAGAGGAGCGGTCCTTCACGGTGCTGCCCTCCCGGCGGGTGAGCTCCTTGCCCATCCACGCCAGGGCATCCTCCAGCCGGTCCTGCGGTACGGGGTACTTGAGCTTCTGCGCGTCCAGGAGCATGTGCGTGGCGTAGGCGGTGCCCCAGGCCACGGGCTCGGTGTCGCCCGGCCAGTAGCCGAAGCCGCCCGCGGGCGTCTGCATGGAGACGATGCGGTTGAGGCCCGCCATCACCATGTCCTCCACCTTCTTGTTGCCCGTGAGCGACGGGTCCACGTTGTCGATGAGCTGCGAGACGAAGAGCAGCGGGCGCGTGGAGGAGGTCGTCTGCTCGATGCAGCCGTAGGGGTAGCGCACCAGGTAGCTCAGGTGCTGGAGCGACTCGGCGTACGGATTGGTCGTCACCCAGAACGTGCTGCGCTCGGTGGTGGGCACCCAGCCCTGGAGGTAAGGCATGAGGTCCATGCGCCCCGCGGCCAGCTCCAGCCGCTGCACCTGGCGCTCGCGCGGGCCCGCGGGCAGCAGCGGCACGTCGAGCTGCTCGAAGGCCGTGTGGCCTCCGCCCTCGGCCGTCACCTTCAGCCGGGCGGCGCCCACCGCCTGCACCGCCTTGGCCTGGAAGACGAGCGTGGCCGCCTTGCCGTTCTCCAGCCGCGTGCGCCCCTCGCTCTTGCCGAGCAGCTTCAGCGGCGAGCCCATCGAGGCGGCGGGCATGGCCATGCCGGGCACCGGCAGGTTCTCCGCCGTGAGGGTGACCTTCACCTCCTGGGGGCTGCCCGAGAGGTTGGTGAGGAAGACGGGAATCTGGATCTCGTCATTCTGCGTGAGGAAGCGCGGCAGCGTGGCCTGGAGCACCAGCGGATCCCTCACCAGCACCTGGGCGCTGGCGCGGCCCACGCGCTTGGCGCCGGCCGTCACCGCCATCACCCGCACCGCGCCGCGGTACTGCGGAATCGAGAAGGGCAGGCTCAGCTTGCCGCTCGCGGGCACCGGCACCACGCCGCTCCACAGCGCCACGGGCTTCACCGGCTGCACGCGGCCGGAGGCATCCCCGCCCTCGTCACCGCCGGTGCTCCGGGAGTTGCCCGCCGGGGGCACCAGCAGCGTCCAGCCGATGGTCTCGTACGTCTCCACGCCCAGGGCGCGCTTGGCGATCAGCTCCTTCAGGGGGTCCGGGCTCTGGAAGCGCGTGAGGGACAGGATGCCCTCGTCCACCACGGCCACCGTGGCGTAGGTGGGCCCCTCCATCGCCCCCAGCTCCAGGTTCACCGTGAGGGTGCTGTTGGAGCGGACCTCCTCGGGCACCGAGAGCTTCACCTCCTGGGTGAAGGCCGTGGGCTCCAGCGTGACGCTGCCCACCCCGAAGGCCCGGTCCGGCATGAAGGCCTGGGCGGACTCCAGGTGCGGATCCTTCACCATGAACGCGCTGAGGTAGACGTTGGGCGCGAACTCCCGCGGGGTGAACGTCCACGCCACCTCGCCGGGCTCCATCGTCTTCCACTCGGAGGCGATGACGCGGTCGGTCTCCGCGGTGAGCAGCACCCGGCCCCGGTACGGGGCCTTGAGCTTCACCGTGAGGGGCTCGCCCACCTTGCCCGAGCGCGGCAGCTCCAGCGCGATGGAGGCGGGCTTCATCGGGCGCGGCGTCTGGTCCACGCGCTCCTCGCCGTCGCCCCACCAGTAGTACTCGCCCCGGCCCTCCAGCTGCAGGTCCGTCTGCGCGTTGCCCGAGCGCACCCGGACGATGAAGCCGGCCGCGTCCTGCGCGGGCGTCACCGTGAGCTGGAACTTGCCCCCCTCCACCTTCACGATGCCCTTGCCCTCGCGCACCGGGCGCAGGTAGCGCTGGTAGCGCTCATAGCCCTCCGACTCGTCGTAGAAGGAGCCGTACTCCTGCTCCAGCCGGAGGTACTCCACCTCCAGGGGCTTGATGTCCTGGGTGCGGGTGAAGGGCCGGCCCTCCCAGTCCACCACCATGCCCGTCACGGTGAAGGCCTTGCCCGCCTCCACCTTGCGGGTGCCCGTCTGGAGCCCCACGTAGTAGTGCTCCGGGTGCATGGGCACGGTGACCTCCCCCAGCGTGGAGCGGCCGCTGCCCGCCTCGAACACGCTCGCCTGGGCCACCAGCTTCGCCGGGCCCTTGAAGCCCCCCGCGGCCGCCTGCGCCGGGCACTCCAGCACCGCCTGGCCCTGGGCGTTGAGCGCGCCCGTCACCTGGCCCAGCGTGACGGCCTTGGCCTCGGTGCCACCCTGGCGCCACACGCCATAGGTGAGCTGGCCGTTCTCCTTGGGCGCGAACGTGGACGGCTCCAGCCGGCACGTCAGCTCCAGCGGGCTGTCCTCGGCCGAGCCGCCGAAGAGGTACGCGGCCTCCACCTTCACCGGCACCGGCGCGCCCTGCGCGTAGCCCGGCTTGTCCGTGGTGGCCGTCACCTTCATGCGCTCCGGGACGAACTCCTCCAGGCTCAGCGTGTACTGGGCCACCTCCCGGTCCGCCACGTGCAGGGACACCCGGTAGCGGCCCGTGTCCTGGAAGGAGGCGAACGGCAAGTCCAGCGCCACCACCCCCGCGCCGTTCGTCTTGAGCGGCACCTTCTTGAACTCGCGCTCGCGCGGATCCACCACGCGCACCTCCACCGGCAGGTCCACCGGGGGCGCCACGCCGTCCGCCCCGCGCACCACCGCCGCCACGTGCGCGGTGTCCCCCGGCCGGTACACGCCCCGGTCCGAGTAGATGGACGCGCGGTAGAAGGTCTCGGCCCGGTACGGCTCGCCCTGCACGTCCGAGTTGGCGATCTCCGTCTTCAGCTCGCTGTACTTCAGGTACGTCAGCTCCTCGCCCTTGCGCGCCACCAGCGCGAACGGGGCGCTGGGGTCCACCGGCTGCGCGGGCACCTGGAGCTTGCAGCCCTGGGCGCCGTCCGTGGTGCAGCGGGCCACCGCCTGCCCGCTCTTCTTCACCAGCGACACCTCCACCCCCGACAGCGGCTCGGTGGACTCCATGCCGAGCACCCACACCCACACCTCCTCCTGGCCCGGGGCGCCCTCGGCCACGCCGCCGCGCTTGGCCACGAGGCTCAGGTCGGTGAGCAGGATGCGCGAGGAGGCGCGCTTGTTGAGGTAGCTGAGCGAGACTTCCACCAGCCCCCGGGTGGTGGAGGGCACCAGGCTGCCGACATCCAGGTAGGTGGTGGAGAGCACGTCCTGAGCCCCCTGGAGGGGCAGCGCCTTCGCGAGCAGGACATTGGAGGTGCGCTCATCGGCGGTCTCCTGCCCATCGTTGCTCATCCAGAAGATGAGGTTCTCCGGGGGCACCTGCCGCACCATGAGCTGCGCCTCGTCCACGTTGAGGTGGCTCAGGGGCAGGTTGCGCCAGGCGCTGCGCGGCAGGTAGCGGCCCGCCGAGGTGAAGACCAGCTGGGGCGTGCGCGCGCCGAAGGTGTAGGAGTTCTCGAAGGCGGAGAGCAGCCGGCCCCGGCCCTCGGAGATCGCCCCCGCGTCGATCTTCAGCGTGTACTTGCCGCGCTTGAAGTCGCCGAAGAGGCGGAAGCCCCGGCGGGCCGGCGCCACGGAGAACTTCACCGGGGGCGTGAAGTGGATGGCCTCGGCGGCCGCGTCCTCGTCGAACGAACAGCCGGGCTGGTTGCTGTAGTACCACTCGTCATACTGGCGGCTGGGCGGCGCGTTCATCTCCACGTCGCGGCACTGCACCTCCAGGTAGAAGCCGGTGTTGCCCTCCTCCAGGGAGACCACGGTGATGTCCAGGCGCTTGCCGCCGAGCACCTCGAAGGTGCCCTGCCCCGCGGGCGCGCCCCCCCCGCCCTGCTGCGACGTCAGCCCGGCCTTGAGCGCATAGCCCACCTTGGCGCCGGGCTTGAGCAGGGGGCTGGTGAGCTGCGCCGAGAGGATGTGGCGGTGCTCCGGATCCGCGCTCAGCTTGAAGGACGTCAGCGGCTTGCCGTCCACCTGGAAGGTGCTCACCCGGCGGGCCTTCGCCGCGTCCACGGGGCCCGAGAAGACGAGGTCCACCGTCACCAGGCCCTTCTCCGTGTCCACCTGCCGCGGGGCCATCCGCAGGAAGGCGAACGCGGGGGTGGTGAAGGTGTAGGGCGCCGGGGGCGGCTTCACCACGCCGGTGGGCGTCTCCACGGCCTCCACGGTGACGGTGTACTGCGTGCCCAGCGCGAACCCGTTGCCCGGCGTGAAGGAGAGCGCGGTGCTGTCGCGGTAGTACTCGAGCTGGCCCTCTACCTCCGGGGTGAACCGGAACACCGTGCCCTTCTTCCCTTGCCCGTCGGAGTACTGCACGCTCCGGGAGAACTGGAACACGAGCTGGGTGGGCACCACCCCCTCGCCGGGCGCCACCTCGCGGACGGTGGGGACGTAGGCCTCGGGCTTGAGGGGCTCGGCACTGGCCGGGGCGCCCGGCGTTGCCGGGGGGGCCGGGGGGGAGGCAGGT
Above is a window of Stigmatella erecta DNA encoding:
- a CDS encoding tetratricopeptide repeat protein; this encodes MSPYKEDGEEPFELLTPLDDRSGPARRISRQKAADMVRAALDATTAQPSSTPPKPVRRRWPRAAWAGGSLLVTAAAAAGIGHLVATPSPAPPSTLNAPVPPAPGPPPEASRPVPLEPAPGEAPAAARGAALEAAPPPEPARKEPRPAKVLAPEDLLRMANAHRVAGRWKEAEALYQRVIRAHPGGMAAYVARVASGSLRLEHLGDARGALRQFQEAQRLQPQGVLSHEASHGLAEAWRALGDRAQEARALERFLAGHPDSPLEAAARKRLRELTGS
- a CDS encoding Ig-like domain-containing alpha-2-macroglobulin family protein, yielding MNPQSLKTPRPPRPARARWLVAALLVGTALAGCKKEEGTPPAASGPGAVPAPGAPASPPAPPATPGAPASAEPLKPEAYVPTVREVAPGEGVVPTQLVFQFSRSVQYSDGQGKKGTVFRFTPEVEGQLEYYRDSTALSFTPGNGFALGTQYTVTVEAVETPTGVVKPPPAPYTFTTPAFAFLRMAPRQVDTEKGLVTVDLVFSGPVDAAKARRVSTFQVDGKPLTSFKLSADPEHRHILSAQLTSPLLKPGAKVGYALKAGLTSQQGGGGAPAGQGTFEVLGGKRLDITVVSLEEGNTGFYLEVQCRDVEMNAPPSRQYDEWYYSNQPGCSFDEDAAAEAIHFTPPVKFSVAPARRGFRLFGDFKRGKYTLKIDAGAISEGRGRLLSAFENSYTFGARTPQLVFTSAGRYLPRSAWRNLPLSHLNVDEAQLMVRQVPPENLIFWMSNDGQETADERTSNVLLAKALPLQGAQDVLSTTYLDVGSLVPSTTRGLVEVSLSYLNKRASSRILLTDLSLVAKRGGVAEGAPGQEEVWVWVLGMESTEPLSGVEVSLVKKSGQAVARCTTDGAQGCKLQVPAQPVDPSAPFALVARKGEELTYLKYSELKTEIANSDVQGEPYRAETFYRASIYSDRGVYRPGDTAHVAAVVRGADGVAPPVDLPVEVRVVDPREREFKKVPLKTNGAGVVALDLPFASFQDTGRYRVSLHVADREVAQYTLSLEEFVPERMKVTATTDKPGYAQGAPVPVKVEAAYLFGGSAEDSPLELTCRLEPSTFAPKENGQLTYGVWRQGGTEAKAVTLGQVTGALNAQGQAVLECPAQAAAGGFKGPAKLVAQASVFEAGSGRSTLGEVTVPMHPEHYYVGLQTGTRKVEAGKAFTVTGMVVDWEGRPFTRTQDIKPLEVEYLRLEQEYGSFYDESEGYERYQRYLRPVREGKGIVKVEGGKFQLTVTPAQDAAGFIVRVRSGNAQTDLQLEGRGEYYWWGDGEERVDQTPRPMKPASIALELPRSGKVGEPLTVKLKAPYRGRVLLTAETDRVIASEWKTMEPGEVAWTFTPREFAPNVYLSAFMVKDPHLESAQAFMPDRAFGVGSVTLEPTAFTQEVKLSVPEEVRSNSTLTVNLELGAMEGPTYATVAVVDEGILSLTRFQSPDPLKELIAKRALGVETYETIGWTLLVPPAGNSRSTGGDEGGDASGRVQPVKPVALWSGVVPVPASGKLSLPFSIPQYRGAVRVMAVTAGAKRVGRASAQVLVRDPLVLQATLPRFLTQNDEIQIPVFLTNLSGSPQEVKVTLTAENLPVPGMAMPAASMGSPLKLLGKSEGRTRLENGKAATLVFQAKAVQAVGAARLKVTAEGGGHTAFEQLDVPLLPAGPRERQVQRLELAAGRMDLMPYLQGWVPTTERSTFWVTTNPYAESLQHLSYLVRYPYGCIEQTTSSTRPLLFVSQLIDNVDPSLTGNKKVEDMVMAGLNRIVSMQTPAGGFGYWPGDTEPVAWGTAYATHMLLDAQKLKYPVPQDRLEDALAWMGKELTRREGSTVKDRSSGHEAEPYMHYVLAMAGKGRKARVQKMVEAFAQQKALSGEEREQEYMLKAALYLSGDRRYEKELRNPVLEPVTDERRNTWSFYSDRRRRGFMLSTFQDLFGNDATGEPLAQQVAQALQGHSSAWYTTQELVWGITGLGKRVSGAASDFTPPTLVAEGKEVPPQATGNTKAARASDSTWALVRASERKGVALDLKEKGAGKLYLILNSEGVRTGGQAKTGGEGLALTRTYRKLDGTVISPGQPVNLADLLYVEVEISNTSGERIQNIALVDRLPAGWEIENARLGRGGSVEWVDTSSLWTADYVNIRDDRMEVFGSLEAKESKKVVYAVRAVTSGKFTLPPVEAEAMYDPRLWAREAGGPVEVSGPWQDFLL
- a CDS encoding RNA polymerase sigma factor — translated: MDPQLRAVLAGNREAAEALLEELLPRVRNLVRYLVKGDAEAEDFSQEALLAILRGLKSYRGEGTFRSWADRVVARTVFAGLKRERNEGARRNPEGAEQVELVAVPSEDAPLDEYVHRRHMVTLLDHIPAEQRHALVLHHVMELSVPEIAEELGIPFETVRSRLRLGRTALRAMAEKKQAEETSSR
- the pbpC gene encoding penicillin-binding protein 1C is translated as MRLPRVLQRRAGLGLLLLLLLMGGGAGAAWLVPLPARLASPHSAVIEYRDGTPAHVFLAPDERWRVLTRVEDVDPAYVQALRVLEDKRFGWHPGVDPLAVVRAGLSNVTRGRRVSGASTLTMQLVRVLEPRPRTLFSKLIESFRAVQLELHLSKDEILSAYLQFVPYGRNVEGVEAASLAYFGHRATHLSAAEISTLLAVPQNPNRRFPTPGNLGRLKAARDDIARRLLSEGALPLGPPGAVVTPGQLQSEVLATPVPRDLMPFPREAPHAAAWLRAQRPGASRLRTTLDAGTQRLAERLMRDAAGELRPRGIHNGVAVVVDHTSGEVAALVGSFNFFDARHGGQIAGFATPRSPGSALKPLLYAMGIDRGLMLPEHLVADTPESYGGYAPRNFDGRFMGLVRMEYALSQSLNIPFVRLLKGLGVERFLGTLRRAGVSSLASEPGFYGLSAAVGGLEVTPLELAGVYVALARDGRAAPLKVLREETPAPPFQAPELFSPGAAWLTRRALSLKDRPDFPARRRLTGIPAQVHWKTGTSFGHRDAWAAGSGPRHTAVVWLGNFDSSPSVHLVGAEAAGPLLFDILEAVGPRGLAAEADAPVPPPDLTLVEVCAYSGHLPTEACPQRREVFARRESVPTRRCPYHQHVEVDARTGLAVSPVCRSGREVESRVYLTWPASIRRWLTEQHRSLPTPPAYAPGCEPGGAEHPPEILSPAEGQVSLLIPGVAPEQQEVPLEAEAANDRELTWFVDGKFLGRAKAAERLWWTPARGTHEILVTDDRGLTSRRLLVVRERH